In Roseomonas fluvialis, one genomic interval encodes:
- a CDS encoding class I SAM-dependent methyltransferase, giving the protein MVRSAPVLDRVMGPLVWASARMMLLLRQMTPRNAPRSFGVLDRVGIYPLMDHYYEPLIKLSRLEKSLDEPRVIPGLDVDAEQGIRLLESLDPFAEMQDIPTEPRPGQRAYHYLNSFFGPLDAAALHAMIRRHRPRRIVEVGCGMSTLLALRAEAMNGAGSCEHVCIEPYEAPWLAELPVRLVRATAETADVAMIESLEADDILFIDSSHMIRPQGDVLTEVLAWLGRLKPGVVVHIHDVFTPRDYPIVLLRDHRFFWNEQYLVEAFLAFNQHFEVLLPMYHMYLSQRDRLIARCPAQADPRMLPPTSFWFRRTG; this is encoded by the coding sequence ATGGTGCGAAGCGCCCCGGTGCTCGACCGGGTGATGGGGCCGCTGGTCTGGGCGTCGGCCCGGATGATGCTGTTGCTGCGGCAGATGACGCCGCGCAACGCACCGCGCAGCTTCGGTGTGCTCGATCGCGTCGGCATCTATCCGCTGATGGATCACTACTACGAACCGCTGATCAAGCTGTCGCGCCTGGAGAAGTCGCTCGACGAGCCCCGCGTGATCCCGGGCCTCGACGTGGATGCCGAGCAGGGGATCCGCCTGCTCGAATCGCTCGATCCCTTCGCCGAGATGCAGGACATCCCGACCGAGCCGCGGCCGGGGCAGCGCGCCTACCACTACCTCAACAGCTTCTTCGGCCCGCTCGACGCGGCGGCGCTGCACGCCATGATCCGCCGTCATCGCCCGCGCCGCATCGTCGAGGTCGGGTGCGGCATGTCCACCCTTCTCGCGCTCCGCGCCGAAGCGATGAACGGTGCCGGCAGTTGCGAGCACGTCTGCATCGAACCCTACGAAGCGCCGTGGCTTGCGGAACTGCCAGTGCGCCTGGTGCGCGCGACGGCCGAGACCGCCGATGTCGCGATGATCGAATCGCTCGAAGCCGACGACATATTGTTCATCGACAGCTCGCACATGATCCGCCCGCAGGGCGACGTGCTGACCGAGGTGCTCGCCTGGCTCGGCCGGCTGAAGCCGGGCGTGGTGGTGCACATCCACGACGTCTTCACGCCGCGCGACTACCCCATCGTGCTGCTGCGCGACCACCGCTTCTTTTGGAACGAACAGTACCTGGTCGAGGCGTTCCTCGCCTTCAACCAGCACTTCGAGGTGCTGCTGCCGATGTACCACATGTATCTCAGCCAGCGTGATCGCCTGATCGCGCGCTGCCCGGCGCAGGCCGATCCGCGCATGCTGCCGCCCACGTCCTTCTGGTTCCGGCGGACAGGCTGA
- a CDS encoding ATP-binding protein: protein MIQLLRRLFGLNARDPAAARRAAGRGAAVPRDFRPLEDAQPARDAADPVEPAFMTDRNAAEAPLAAAFTPTQPRTLGPLFIGRETHLRRMIAAVEQERAHIVLFGDRGRGKTSLANGFAALAEKAGVETVRRACGIHTTYERLFRGLLAEIPGRMLRDGNHLASAADLLPGGDFGADEVCDILARLRGRVVLVVDEFDRAACDRLRSEIAETIKTLSDQAANATLLLIGVAGSLEDLLGWQPSVQRAILAIALPPMDDAEVGRLVAAGATAAGLDFEPAAIALIVRLSRGMPYYAHLLSLYTARAAAARGAATAVTRDDAVAGADQVMQKQAAELGAFWSRAMAVPDAEAALVAAALAPFDDDGRISPASLRDDVHAAIDVLCTEAGGSVLFRTDEAGGPRIGFRLPAVAQQVLLKALRAGRLPEADAAPALNDAPPNSHNRQASIAA, encoded by the coding sequence GTGATCCAACTGCTGCGCAGACTTTTCGGCCTGAACGCGCGGGATCCCGCTGCCGCCAGGCGCGCGGCGGGTCGCGGCGCCGCGGTGCCGCGCGACTTCCGCCCGCTCGAGGACGCGCAGCCCGCGCGCGATGCCGCAGACCCGGTCGAGCCCGCCTTCATGACGGACCGCAATGCCGCCGAGGCGCCCCTCGCGGCGGCCTTCACGCCCACCCAGCCGCGGACCCTCGGCCCGCTGTTCATCGGGCGGGAGACGCATCTGCGGCGGATGATCGCTGCGGTCGAACAGGAGCGCGCGCATATCGTGCTGTTCGGTGATCGCGGCCGCGGCAAGACATCTCTGGCGAATGGCTTCGCGGCTCTGGCGGAGAAGGCCGGCGTCGAGACAGTCCGGCGCGCCTGCGGCATCCACACGACCTATGAGCGGTTGTTCCGGGGGCTTCTCGCGGAGATTCCGGGTCGCATGCTGCGCGACGGGAACCACCTTGCGAGTGCGGCGGACCTGCTGCCCGGGGGCGATTTCGGCGCCGATGAGGTGTGCGACATCCTGGCCAGGTTGCGCGGACGCGTCGTGCTGGTGGTGGACGAGTTCGACCGCGCTGCGTGCGACCGGCTGCGCTCGGAGATCGCGGAGACGATCAAGACCCTGTCCGACCAGGCGGCAAACGCGACGCTGCTGCTGATCGGTGTCGCCGGAAGCCTCGAGGATCTCCTCGGGTGGCAGCCATCCGTCCAGCGTGCCATCCTGGCCATCGCGCTGCCGCCCATGGATGATGCCGAGGTCGGGCGTCTGGTCGCTGCGGGAGCCACCGCCGCGGGCCTCGACTTCGAGCCTGCGGCCATCGCGCTCATCGTGCGGCTGTCGCGCGGCATGCCGTACTACGCGCACCTGCTGAGCCTCTATACCGCGCGCGCGGCGGCCGCGCGTGGCGCGGCGACAGCGGTGACGCGCGACGACGCCGTGGCCGGCGCCGACCAGGTCATGCAGAAGCAGGCCGCCGAACTCGGCGCCTTCTGGAGCCGCGCGATGGCCGTTCCGGATGCCGAGGCGGCGTTGGTGGCGGCCGCCCTTGCCCCCTTCGACGATGACGGCCGCATCTCGCCCGCTTCGCTGCGCGACGATGTTCACGCGGCGATCGACGTGCTGTGCACCGAGGCTGGCGGGTCGGTGCTTTTCCGCACGGATGAAGCGGGCGGACCGCGGATCGGCTTCCGGCTACCCGCCGTCGCTCAGCAGGTCCTGCTCAAGGCCCTGCGCGCCGGGCGCCTTCCCGAGGCCGATGCCGCGCCAGCCCTGAACGACGCACCCCCAAACAGCCACAACAGACAGGCGAGCATCGCCGCATGA
- a CDS encoding oligosaccharide flippase family protein: MRYGRALSAQASSRFIYLIAAAVIFVVLARLLGPEQLGQYAWAASFLAIAIALADGGMSPVLARDLVQTGERRHAWFANFLAFRLALGTVVALGGIVVAMLIAPQQVRLPVILCCAVLPVLAARFYDPVFQVANRPFLSLYPTIAFVALAPLGIAAAMLAAEPVGWAVLAYGAAGTGYGLVGAMMGWRLLRPDFTEVGREGMSEIGRAIAPIMVSALITALAQRVDVLIVAEIAGDTAAGQYNAAYRFVDIGAAMIVTVLMPLLTLFSALASVSRERLVVAFRACMRLIATANTVVALLAIPLAAPVLRMVYGAAFEPAATALALLAWKLAAAFVSLLAFVMIMATASIRFVIWSSAAALVVILLLNWLLVPSLSATGAAIATLAAELMQMTVNLVMAARAVPGAFERGWWSRFAASLAAALVIAALPAGGLPAFVQGILPTVTFVALMAALRALPGNPLPFLRVDSAPR, translated from the coding sequence ATGCGCTACGGCCGCGCCCTTTCGGCGCAGGCGTCCTCCCGCTTCATCTACCTGATCGCCGCGGCCGTGATCTTCGTCGTGCTCGCCCGCCTGCTGGGGCCCGAGCAGCTCGGGCAATATGCCTGGGCCGCGAGCTTCCTCGCGATCGCAATCGCGCTGGCCGATGGCGGCATGAGTCCGGTCCTGGCGCGCGACCTGGTGCAGACGGGGGAGCGCCGCCACGCCTGGTTCGCCAACTTCCTGGCGTTCCGCCTGGCGCTCGGAACCGTGGTGGCGCTAGGCGGCATCGTCGTCGCGATGCTGATCGCGCCGCAACAGGTGCGGCTGCCCGTGATCCTGTGTTGCGCGGTACTGCCCGTGCTCGCCGCGCGGTTCTACGATCCGGTGTTCCAGGTCGCCAACCGGCCCTTCCTGTCGCTCTATCCGACGATCGCCTTCGTCGCCCTGGCACCGCTCGGGATCGCCGCCGCGATGCTGGCGGCGGAGCCGGTGGGCTGGGCGGTCCTCGCCTACGGCGCTGCGGGCACCGGGTATGGGCTGGTGGGCGCCATGATGGGATGGCGGCTGCTGAGACCCGACTTCACGGAAGTCGGTCGGGAGGGAATGTCGGAGATCGGCCGCGCGATAGCGCCGATCATGGTCTCGGCGCTGATCACGGCACTGGCGCAGCGGGTTGATGTGTTGATCGTGGCGGAGATCGCCGGCGACACCGCCGCCGGCCAGTACAACGCCGCCTATCGCTTCGTCGATATCGGCGCCGCGATGATCGTGACCGTACTGATGCCGTTGCTCACGCTGTTCTCGGCACTGGCCTCGGTATCGCGCGAGCGACTTGTCGTCGCCTTCCGCGCCTGCATGCGCTTGATCGCGACGGCAAACACGGTGGTCGCCCTGCTGGCGATCCCGCTGGCGGCGCCGGTGCTGCGAATGGTCTACGGCGCGGCGTTCGAACCGGCCGCGACCGCCCTGGCCCTGCTGGCGTGGAAGCTCGCGGCAGCCTTCGTCAGCCTGCTGGCCTTCGTGATGATCATGGCGACCGCGTCGATCCGCTTCGTGATCTGGAGCTCGGCCGCGGCGCTCGTTGTGATCCTCCTGTTGAACTGGCTGCTCGTGCCTTCGCTCTCCGCGACCGGAGCCGCGATCGCGACGCTGGCGGCCGAACTGATGCAGATGACGGTCAATCTGGTCATGGCGGCACGCGCGGTGCCGGGCGCCTTCGAACGCGGATGGTGGTCACGCTTCGCCGCCTCACTCGCGGCGGCGCTCGTGATCGCCGCGCTACCGGCCGGCGGACTGCCGGCTTTCGTGCAGGGTATCCTGCCGACGGTCACCTTCGTCGCGCTGATGGCGGCACTCCGCGCCTTGCCGGGCAACCCCCTGCCCTTCCTGCGCGTCGACAGCGCGCCGCGATGA
- a CDS encoding DUF1972 domain-containing protein encodes MLAPAADAWAWPRPVSAGARWPTDPQQPTGPRIVILGTRGIPARHGGFETFAERLALYLAGRGWRVTVACQAERSGGPTAWRGIRLNQHRPWSPGPLGAMEMDVRATTAALREGADIALTLGYNTAVLGGLLRAARIPHLMNMDGIEWQRAKWSRPVRGWLWLNERAARFAADHLIADHPCIADHLERHAPAGRITVIPYGADPVTGADPQPIRARLGLEPGHYVTSIARVEPENSVLELVSAFSRRPRGMPLVVLGRVDSAGNAYHAAIRAAASAEVIFAGAIYEQDVVTALRAHATLHVHGHRVGGTNPSLVEALGAGNAVLAHDNRFNRWVAGDAAAYFHDADGCAAALDELLSNPARRLAMQAAARSRHASAFGWDLVLTAYEELLLRWLPARLLS; translated from the coding sequence ATGCTGGCGCCCGCCGCGGACGCGTGGGCGTGGCCACGCCCGGTCTCCGCTGGCGCGCGGTGGCCGACGGATCCTCAACAGCCGACCGGCCCGCGCATCGTCATCCTCGGCACACGCGGCATTCCCGCACGGCATGGCGGCTTCGAGACGTTTGCGGAGCGCCTGGCGCTCTACCTCGCCGGGCGCGGCTGGCGCGTCACCGTGGCCTGCCAGGCGGAGCGGAGCGGCGGTCCCACCGCCTGGCGCGGCATCCGCCTCAATCAGCACAGGCCCTGGAGCCCCGGGCCGCTCGGCGCGATGGAGATGGATGTCCGCGCCACGACGGCAGCACTGCGCGAAGGCGCCGACATCGCCCTGACCCTGGGCTACAACACCGCGGTGCTGGGCGGCCTGCTGCGCGCGGCGCGGATCCCGCACCTGATGAACATGGACGGGATCGAGTGGCAGCGCGCGAAGTGGTCGCGCCCGGTGCGCGGCTGGCTCTGGCTGAACGAACGCGCTGCGAGGTTCGCGGCCGACCACCTGATCGCTGACCATCCCTGCATCGCCGACCATCTGGAGCGGCATGCGCCGGCCGGCCGCATCACCGTCATTCCGTATGGCGCGGATCCGGTCACCGGGGCCGATCCGCAGCCGATCAGGGCACGACTGGGCCTGGAGCCAGGCCACTACGTCACGTCGATCGCGCGCGTGGAGCCGGAGAACTCCGTCCTGGAACTGGTCTCGGCCTTTTCACGCCGCCCGCGCGGCATGCCGCTGGTCGTGCTTGGCCGCGTGGACAGCGCCGGCAATGCCTATCACGCCGCGATCCGGGCAGCCGCCTCGGCGGAGGTGATCTTCGCCGGCGCCATCTACGAGCAGGACGTCGTCACGGCGCTGCGGGCGCACGCGACACTGCATGTTCACGGGCATCGCGTGGGTGGCACCAATCCCTCGCTGGTGGAAGCGCTGGGCGCGGGCAACGCTGTTCTCGCGCACGACAACCGCTTCAATCGGTGGGTCGCCGGCGACGCGGCGGCCTACTTCCACGATGCCGACGGGTGCGCCGCGGCGCTCGACGAGTTGCTCTCGAACCCTGCTCGACGCCTGGCGATGCAGGCGGCCGCACGGTCGCGTCATGCATCCGCATTCGGATGGGACCTGGTCCTGACAGCCTATGAGGAGCTTTTGCTGCGATGGTTGCCGGCACGGCTGCTCAGCTAG
- a CDS encoding glycosyltransferase family 2 protein → MPPPDIGEHGRDARAVVLSVVIVTWNCRALVLDCLAALFASELPAQTEVIVVDNASADGTAAAVAVAFPEVLLIANHENAGFAAGNNLGFAVARGQTILLLNPDAFPAAPDSLMALWRFLEANAGYAAAGPRLLHEDGRHQVGDAGWRPGFISLALHALGLSQLLPRHLHGVFLVRPDRLGAGPVPVDWICGACMMVRADAVRQVGGLDANFFMYAEDVEWGCRMRRAGLRLGYLPQVRVRHLQGGTQVGRAAPTRWLDNLVRLHCSLNGPGALPLLRPILAAGFALRALAYGALAFLRGDRGRATQAATMWAFARHAWGLRPGGGAASPS, encoded by the coding sequence ATGCCGCCGCCAGACATCGGTGAACACGGCAGGGACGCCCGGGCGGTGGTGCTCAGCGTCGTCATCGTCACCTGGAACTGCCGCGCGCTTGTGCTGGACTGCCTGGCCGCCCTATTCGCGTCTGAGCTACCGGCGCAGACCGAGGTCATCGTCGTCGACAATGCCTCGGCCGACGGCACCGCGGCTGCCGTCGCGGTCGCGTTTCCCGAGGTACTGCTGATCGCCAACCACGAGAACGCGGGTTTCGCCGCCGGCAACAACCTCGGCTTCGCCGTGGCGCGCGGGCAGACGATCCTCCTGCTCAACCCCGATGCCTTTCCGGCTGCACCCGACAGCCTGATGGCACTGTGGCGCTTCCTCGAGGCGAATGCCGGCTACGCCGCGGCGGGGCCGCGACTGCTGCACGAGGATGGACGCCACCAGGTCGGCGATGCCGGCTGGCGGCCGGGCTTCATCAGCCTGGCGCTGCATGCGCTGGGCCTGAGCCAGCTCCTGCCGCGCCACCTGCATGGCGTGTTCCTGGTGCGGCCGGACCGGCTCGGCGCCGGGCCGGTGCCGGTCGACTGGATCTGCGGCGCCTGCATGATGGTGCGCGCCGATGCGGTGCGGCAGGTCGGCGGCCTCGACGCGAATTTCTTCATGTACGCCGAGGATGTGGAATGGGGCTGCCGCATGCGGCGCGCCGGCCTGCGCCTGGGCTACCTGCCGCAGGTGCGGGTCCGCCACCTGCAGGGCGGCACCCAGGTCGGTCGCGCCGCGCCGACACGCTGGCTCGACAATCTCGTGCGGCTGCATTGCAGCCTGAACGGGCCGGGCGCTCTGCCGCTGCTGCGCCCCATTCTGGCGGCTGGCTTCGCGCTGCGCGCGCTGGCCTATGGCGCGTTGGCCTTTTTGCGAGGGGACCGCGGCCGCGCGACGCAGGCCGCAACCATGTGGGCCTTCGCCCGGCATGCCTGGGGCCTGCGGCCCGGCGGCGGCGCCGCGAGCCCGTCATGA
- the rffA gene encoding dTDP-4-amino-4,6-dideoxygalactose transaminase — protein MLDRIAFNKPNFTGQEFQYMKEAMENRSLSGNGKFTALCQELLERQLVARRALLTTSATAALEMATILANLSPGDEVIMPSFTFCSTANAVVLRGAVPVFVDIRPDTLNIDENAIEAAITPRTRAICVVHYAGVGAQMDAIMEIAERHGLIVIEDAAQAYHATFRGRPLGTFGAAGAISFHETKNLISGEGGALVVNDPSWAARAEIIWEKGTNRAAFARGEVARYTWVDVGSSFLPSELTAAFLLAQLEGGDDLTERRLAAWRRYDAALVPLEAAGVLSRPRVPQECSHNGHIYYVLARDAAVRDAALVRLREENVMAVMHYVPLHSAPAGRRFGRTAGPLPITDDLSSRLIRLPLHASITPQEQTRVVAALARVLAPAGWQPRDSAAITPPPATAPSVMAVMDDLRRAV, from the coding sequence ATGCTTGACCGGATCGCGTTCAATAAACCTAACTTCACGGGACAAGAATTTCAATATATGAAGGAGGCGATGGAGAACCGTAGTCTTTCCGGAAATGGGAAATTCACGGCGCTCTGTCAAGAATTACTTGAACGCCAACTGGTCGCTCGCCGCGCGCTGTTGACGACCTCGGCCACCGCGGCGCTGGAGATGGCAACGATCCTCGCCAATCTCAGCCCTGGGGACGAGGTGATCATGCCCTCGTTCACTTTCTGCAGCACGGCCAATGCTGTTGTCCTGCGGGGTGCGGTGCCGGTCTTCGTCGATATCCGGCCGGACACCCTGAACATCGACGAGAACGCGATCGAGGCGGCGATCACGCCGCGTACGCGCGCGATCTGCGTCGTGCACTACGCCGGCGTGGGCGCCCAGATGGATGCCATCATGGAGATCGCCGAACGCCATGGCCTCATTGTCATCGAGGACGCGGCGCAGGCGTATCACGCGACGTTCAGGGGCAGGCCGCTCGGAACCTTCGGCGCCGCCGGGGCCATCTCCTTCCACGAGACCAAGAACCTGATATCGGGCGAAGGCGGCGCGCTCGTTGTGAACGACCCCAGTTGGGCTGCGCGTGCCGAGATCATCTGGGAGAAGGGCACCAACCGCGCGGCATTCGCGCGCGGTGAGGTCGCCCGCTACACCTGGGTCGATGTCGGTTCATCCTTCCTGCCGAGCGAACTGACCGCGGCATTCCTGCTGGCCCAGCTCGAAGGCGGCGATGACCTGACCGAGCGGCGCCTGGCGGCATGGCGCCGGTACGATGCGGCGCTCGTTCCGCTGGAGGCGGCCGGGGTGCTGAGCCGCCCGCGCGTTCCCCAGGAGTGTTCGCACAACGGGCATATCTACTACGTCCTCGCGCGCGACGCGGCGGTTCGTGATGCCGCGCTTGTCCGGCTGCGCGAGGAGAACGTGATGGCGGTGATGCACTACGTTCCGCTGCATTCCGCACCCGCCGGGCGACGGTTCGGACGAACCGCCGGCCCTTTGCCGATCACCGATGACCTTTCGTCCCGGCTGATCCGCCTGCCGCTGCACGCGAGTATCACCCCGCAGGAGCAGACGCGGGTCGTCGCGGCGCTGGCGCGCGTGCTGGCGCCAGCGGGATGGCAGCCGCGCGACAGCGCCGCGATCACTCCTCCGCCGGCAACTGCACCTTCCGTCATGGCGGTTATGGATGATCTCAGGCGTGCTGTCTGA
- a CDS encoding polysaccharide biosynthesis/export family protein — protein sequence MNRRLMSLTRAIGTLCVLQLVGCSNQRSYDLSQGSEPAYIDAADPVMRAAATSELSQAVLRGTRAWRLQPGDTLEVNYFVSGRATMRDYRLGIGDQIDVVMLELPQYSRSHTVRPDGRITLVGRGEIRADGLQPTELARVIADRYRDEVVDPRVTVHVMRVTEEAERFTTMLSGQGGQRQQSVTVGPDGTIGLPLLRSVTVSGLTVDEVSDRIASAYQRRIPNLQPTVRLSGTAGQLVFLFGEVQRPGPQPGAPARTILQHVAAGGGPNEFAAMDQVRLLYWDQAGQPRVRVANLLNVLERLSIDEDMVVPPGAVLYVPPTQLAVAGRIMDQVFRRLFLFSGTSAGIYYNANAPAVLGGVR from the coding sequence ATGAACCGACGATTGATGTCCCTGACGCGCGCCATCGGCACCCTGTGTGTCCTGCAGCTGGTCGGCTGCAGCAACCAGCGCAGCTACGACCTGAGCCAGGGGTCGGAGCCGGCGTATATCGACGCAGCCGACCCTGTCATGCGCGCGGCTGCCACGTCCGAGCTCTCCCAGGCCGTACTGCGGGGCACGCGCGCGTGGCGCCTGCAGCCCGGCGACACGCTGGAGGTGAACTACTTCGTCAGCGGTCGCGCTACCATGCGCGACTACCGCCTGGGCATCGGCGACCAGATCGACGTCGTCATGCTCGAGCTGCCGCAGTACAGCCGCAGCCATACCGTACGCCCGGACGGGCGCATCACGCTGGTGGGCCGCGGAGAGATCCGCGCCGATGGCCTGCAGCCGACCGAATTGGCCCGCGTCATCGCCGATCGGTATCGCGACGAGGTGGTCGATCCCCGGGTGACGGTGCATGTCATGCGCGTCACGGAAGAAGCCGAGCGCTTCACCACCATGCTGTCGGGGCAGGGCGGACAGCGCCAGCAGTCGGTGACCGTTGGACCCGACGGCACCATCGGCCTGCCGCTGCTGCGATCGGTCACGGTCAGCGGGCTGACGGTCGACGAAGTCTCGGACCGCATTGCCTCCGCGTATCAGCGGCGCATCCCGAACCTGCAGCCGACGGTCCGCCTGAGCGGCACCGCGGGCCAGCTTGTCTTCCTGTTTGGCGAGGTCCAGCGGCCCGGGCCGCAGCCCGGTGCGCCGGCGCGCACCATCCTGCAACACGTCGCCGCGGGCGGCGGGCCGAACGAATTCGCGGCGATGGACCAGGTGCGCCTGCTGTACTGGGACCAGGCCGGCCAGCCGCGCGTCCGCGTGGCCAACCTGCTGAATGTCCTGGAGCGCCTTTCGATCGACGAGGACATGGTGGTGCCGCCCGGCGCGGTTCTCTACGTGCCGCCGACCCAGCTCGCCGTGGCCGGGCGCATCATGGACCAGGTCTTCCGGCGCCTGTTTCTCTTCAGCGGTACATCGGCGGGCATCTACTACAACGCGAACGCACCGGCGGTGCTCGGTGGTGTGCGATGA
- a CDS encoding O-antigen ligase family protein, with amino-acid sequence MSGAHDIAGGRLRGAGAAGFLAALVLGAICVPAAVVVSDLETRYVAALVAGAAGLVGLMLAGSFARARLMLVVAMGIGLSVGLSISFLHQTDLPGRYLRFVGGAQAVTVSLGQLGALGWLGLRLLESRLMRRPWRIQLVPLVVGPQVAFMAVGMLSVVNALQPVLSALELLRLTGLLMISIAVMNLSPRELRIFVWTLVMGILPQFLLVCVQFGTGRNLGLAVLGETALVQTTIDAGAVARPGGTFGDPNILSYFFEITYPIALAMALAGASAAARLGGSVSALASLGGVILSYSRGAWSTIPISTGIVVLLVLGRRVLSLRTAVIAILGSLVAAGAVVSAWPFISTRLFGDDAGSFGHRLPLARAALSMWEQFPLLGVGLNNFAVSFNLYDRTAYSRIFNQGDHVVHSLHLLVLSETGVIGYAAFLFQFVAAVILARRIRSSPLARALAIGACTGLLAHLIHGFVDPGFKLSLTVSQLIAGIFGLIAALWLHDRNQAPPVMRVGIASPRDRGAS; translated from the coding sequence ATGAGCGGTGCGCACGACATTGCCGGGGGCCGTTTGCGCGGGGCAGGCGCCGCAGGCTTCCTGGCCGCGCTGGTGCTCGGCGCGATCTGTGTGCCGGCCGCTGTCGTCGTCAGCGACCTCGAGACCCGGTACGTGGCGGCGCTGGTCGCGGGCGCCGCCGGCCTGGTGGGACTGATGCTGGCCGGCAGCTTCGCGCGCGCACGGCTCATGCTGGTCGTCGCCATGGGCATTGGGCTGTCCGTCGGGCTGAGCATCTCCTTCCTGCACCAGACGGATCTTCCGGGCCGCTACCTGCGCTTCGTGGGCGGGGCGCAGGCCGTCACCGTCTCGCTCGGCCAGCTCGGTGCGCTGGGCTGGCTGGGGCTGCGCCTGCTCGAATCCCGGCTGATGCGCCGCCCCTGGCGGATCCAGCTGGTGCCGCTGGTGGTCGGGCCGCAGGTCGCCTTCATGGCGGTCGGCATGCTGAGCGTCGTCAACGCGCTGCAGCCGGTGCTGTCGGCGCTGGAGCTGCTGCGCCTCACGGGGCTCCTGATGATCAGCATCGCGGTGATGAACCTTTCGCCGCGCGAGTTGCGGATCTTCGTCTGGACGCTGGTGATGGGCATCCTGCCGCAGTTCCTGCTGGTGTGCGTCCAGTTCGGCACGGGACGCAACCTGGGTCTGGCGGTGCTCGGCGAGACGGCCCTGGTGCAAACGACCATCGACGCCGGCGCGGTGGCGCGCCCCGGGGGCACCTTCGGCGACCCCAACATCCTGTCGTATTTCTTCGAGATCACCTACCCGATCGCGCTGGCCATGGCGCTCGCGGGTGCCAGCGCGGCGGCGCGGCTTGGCGGCAGCGTTTCGGCGCTGGCGAGCCTCGGCGGCGTGATCCTGAGCTACTCCCGCGGGGCCTGGTCCACGATCCCCATCAGCACCGGCATCGTCGTGCTTCTGGTGCTGGGCCGACGGGTCCTGTCGCTGCGCACCGCGGTCATCGCCATCCTGGGCAGTCTTGTCGCGGCCGGGGCGGTGGTGTCGGCATGGCCGTTCATCTCCACGCGCCTGTTCGGCGATGATGCGGGCAGCTTCGGCCATCGCCTGCCACTGGCGCGCGCGGCGCTGTCGATGTGGGAGCAGTTCCCGCTGCTGGGCGTCGGCCTGAACAACTTCGCCGTCAGCTTCAACCTGTACGACCGGACGGCGTATTCGCGCATCTTCAACCAGGGCGACCACGTGGTGCACAGCCTGCACCTGCTGGTGCTCAGCGAAACCGGCGTGATCGGCTATGCGGCGTTCCTGTTCCAGTTCGTCGCGGCTGTCATCCTGGCGCGACGCATCCGCAGCAGCCCGCTGGCCCGCGCGCTGGCGATCGGCGCGTGCACCGGCTTACTCGCGCATCTGATCCACGGCTTCGTCGACCCTGGCTTCAAGCTCTCCTTGACAGTCTCTCAGCTGATCGCCGGGATTTTCGGGCTCATCGCAGCGCTGTGGCTGCACGACCGGAATCAGGCGCCACCCGTCATGCGCGTCGGCATCGCATCGCCGCGGGATCGAGGCGCGTCATGA
- a CDS encoding class I SAM-dependent methyltransferase has translation MTTTIEPVRIITYIDGYPATVPADGGDVIYQALIPGYAEDQERENIGRTDNYLVPILRRIGATRLLDAGCGVGATVQRLVDHGFDAHGFDLMEQTPIWAAAGRPRDRFVVTDPLKLELPFADASFDCVFSFGVLEHVGTQDGHATRRADYHEIRTQWARELFRVTRPGGHLLLGGPNRRFPVDTAHALDAAAGPVERWLSAKVGVSIHRVWGDYFLWSYGDVRRYLADLPFTLEGLTVDGLANYSRIPWPFGALARGYVRHLPKRLLATGFNPWVMALVRKDA, from the coding sequence ATGACAACAACAATCGAACCAGTACGTATTATCACGTATATAGACGGATATCCTGCCACCGTTCCGGCAGACGGCGGGGATGTGATCTACCAAGCGTTGATTCCCGGCTATGCCGAGGATCAGGAACGGGAGAATATTGGTCGGACAGATAACTATCTGGTACCGATCCTGAGGCGGATCGGTGCAACCCGCCTCCTGGATGCGGGCTGCGGCGTGGGTGCGACCGTGCAGCGCCTGGTCGACCACGGCTTCGATGCCCACGGCTTCGACCTGATGGAGCAGACGCCGATCTGGGCGGCCGCGGGGCGCCCGCGCGACCGCTTCGTCGTCACCGACCCCCTGAAGCTCGAACTGCCCTTCGCCGATGCAAGCTTCGACTGCGTGTTCAGCTTCGGCGTCCTCGAACACGTCGGGACACAGGACGGCCATGCCACCCGCCGGGCGGACTATCACGAGATCCGCACGCAATGGGCGCGCGAGCTGTTCCGCGTCACGCGCCCTGGCGGGCATCTGCTGCTGGGGGGACCGAACCGGCGCTTTCCGGTCGATACCGCGCATGCGCTCGATGCCGCGGCGGGTCCGGTCGAGAGATGGCTCAGCGCGAAGGTCGGCGTCTCCATCCATCGTGTCTGGGGGGACTACTTCCTCTGGAGCTACGGTGATGTGCGCCGCTACCTCGCGGACCTTCCGTTCACGCTCGAGGGGCTGACGGTCGACGGTCTTGCCAACTACTCCCGCATCCCTTGGCCGTTTGGCGCCCTCGCGCGGGGCTATGTCCGCCACCTGCCGAAGCGGCTGCTCGCGACCGGCTTCAATCCGTGGGTCATGGCGCTGGTGCGCAAGGACGCGTGA